TATCTAAATCAGTTTTATCAAATAGTCTTAACAGaatatcttttaattcattttctaatatgcattctttattatcatctAAGTTTCAAGAAcattataatgatatatatgacTGGAATGGtaatattgaaaatatatataaaggaaatacatttatatctataggttataaattattatatccACTAGGTGTATTAGAAGCTAATTttgataaagaaaaattgaaaaaatttcttttcAAGATGTGttcttattataatgatgTTCCTTATCACACTAGTCTCCACGCAGCCCAggtatataaaaaataaattatatagGGGTAAATACATAGAATTTGTGtttatacaaataaaaatacaacataaataaatatatatatatatatatatattttttttttttttgtatgtTCCTTTTTAGGTAGCTCATTTTAGCAAGAGTATGCTTTTCATGCTAGATATGAACCACAAAATATCAGCTATTGACGAATTTTGCTTACATATATCTTCCTTATGTCATGATACAGGACATCCTGGACTCAATAATTATTTCCTTATCAATTCAGAAAATAATTTAGCACTAacatataatgataatagTGTTCTAGAAAATTATCATTGTTCGTTACTCTTTAAAACTCTCAAAAATCCaaattataatatcttTGAATATTATCcttatcatatttttatttcatgcaaaaaaaatatcatcAGAGCTATTTTATCAACTGATATGAAAAACcattttgaatatatttctGATTTTAGAACTTCAAAAGAATTTATAgattatgataatttatCAAATGATCAAATATGGCAAATATTCTGTCTTATTTTAAAAGCATCAGATATTGGACACTCAACACTTGAATGGAAAAAACATCTTCAATGGACTCTCAAAATTAATGAAGAATTTTATTTACAAGGTTTACTAGAAAAAtcattaaatatacaaaatagCTTTTTATGTGATATTGATACTATGAATAAATTAGCTTTTTCACAAAttgattttttaaaacatttatGTATCCCTTTATTCAATgaattaaattatatatgtaaaaataatgacGTATATACTCATTGTATACAACCAATTGAAAACAATATAGAACGTTGGGAAGGCcataaaaatgataatcAAAATTTAGGTTTGCACGAAAAGTATAAGGACGAAAACTTGTTAAGCAAACTTGAGCTCATCAAatttgaataaaaataaacaaatcgaaaaatacatttgacgattgtatatatatatgtgtgtgtttttgttttatatattatgtttttttatataaatacaacataaatatatatatatatatatatatatatatatgataatatgttatattttttgtgAACAAActatatttgttttatatatatatatattatatttcaccgcttatcttttatttttatattattttaaaatactGTTTAGTAATTCACTCTTTGATgaaaacaaataaaatcattattttactcaattttttttttaaagaaatgtgttcatttattatctttctctacataaataaaatgacaatatatatatatttatttatttatatatttataaacaACACTTTAAGCACTCCTATATTACTGCATAAAACATGTAACacttataataaatatgtgttcattttattgaaaaaccaaaaaaataagtaaaatttaatttttatttgtaagtaaattatatattttataatttattattttggtatatcttcattaagtaatattatatataaatattcatacttttcataatatatattattcctatattttatattttttatttatttcatattccttcttatataaaaataaaacaagTGGACAAATCATATATCAgcatatataatatatatatattattttttatataaaaacaacaacaaataaataaataaatatataaatatataaatacatacaaatatatatacatatgtatatatttttcttattttatttatcacacataattttttaatatgatataaagtatgtatttattatcGTTCCTctcatttattataatttttaaatactGTACAGCCAAAAGACataaatatgtaattaaaaaatgttttcTGAACAGTCATAATTtttgtaaaataaaacCTGACCCGTTcaggaaaaaaaatttaaacGAAAGACTATATTCTTCATATGCAAATAAGAACGAAATAATTATAGGAACTCGTGATTCTCCTTTAGCCTTAAAACAAAGTGACAAAGTGAGAAAAAAACTAATGTCAtactttaaaaaaatgaataaaaatataaatataacatttaaatatataaaaacaacaggtgataatatattagatAATAAGAGTGTTGGATTATATGGCGGGAAAGGAATATTTACAAAAGAATTGGATGAACAATTAATAAATGGAAATGTAGATTTGTGTGTACATTCTTTGAAAGATGTTCCTATATTATTACCTGATGATATTGAATTATCatgttttttaaaaagagATACAATAAATGATGCCTTTTTAtctataaaatataaaagcATCAATGATTTgaatatgatgaaaagTGTATCAATAATAGAAGATATTAGtattaacaaaaaagaaaatgatcataaaaatgataCATTATATACTATTGGTACATCCTCCTTAAGAAGAAGAAGtcaaattaaaaaaggatataaaaatatttatgtaaaaaatataagaggaaatataaatacaagaattgagaaattatataatggAGAGGTCGACGCCTTAATAATAGCTATGTGTGGTATAGAAAgattaataaaaaaaacgAATCTTAAAAATCTcctaaaaaataaagaacaGAAAAATATGTACAAACCATTTCTTCTcaaatgtaataataaaaagtGTGTTGATTTGTGTCATGttaatatacaaaaattGAATAAAAAAGTGATTTATCCTGCCTTATGTCAAGGTATTATAGCAGTTACGTCacacaaaaaaaatcattTCATTTCCAAccttttaaaaaatataaacaacAAAAAGTCACAAATGATGGCAGAAATAGAAAGATcctttttatatcatatcGATGGAAATTGTATGATGCCTATAGGAGGctatacaaaaataaaaaatgaagatatatatttaaatgtaaTAATTAATGACATACATGGATATAACAAATATCAGGTAAAACAAAAAGgtacaatatataattataaagaaattGGCCCTAATGCTGCTATTAAAATAAAGGAAATTATAGGCACTGAAAAGtttaagaaaataaaagcTGAGGCTGAATGGCAccttttaaataataaatgatataataatataaaaaatatatatatattaaaaagaaaaaaacaaaacaaaacaaaaaggaaaagtgtcaaatttttatatgcattaataggaaatatatacatattatattatatatatatatatatatatatattttctttttttattatatatatttttttttttttttttttaagatCTTTCTGataatattctttataaatgtgtttgtatatataatttctttcattaaaaaattaagagTATTTcaaaatacataataacattttaaaattttttccccccaaaaaagatatatatatatatatatttacaaaaaaattatattttaataattcttagcataatattatattttaataattcttaGCATAATGTTTAGTTTATAGTTTGTTCTTatatcttatttttttatttattttattttttttgtttttatattaagatcaaattatttaatatgtaCATTGATTAATACTATAagataaattatattttttctgtttgagtattcatttttaaatgagattatttgttcattgaatattaatatatacatatattgtataatatattttacgatatatatattttttttgtctacctaaaacatataaaaatggaagaaaacaaaaaggtaacaaaatataaaaaagtgggaaaataatatatatatatatttatttatttatttatttaaatcattttttttcttccttcatatatatatagataatgAATATGAAAGAACATCAGTGGAGGTTGtttgaatataatatgagCAAATGGATgatagaaaataaatatatattagatCAAGAAGAAAAGAAGAAATTTTATAAGTGTGCTAATTATAGTATTGGTAGTGGAGTGCTTAATGCTTccttaatatatttcttatgtaaaaaatacaagaattatataacaCCTGTATCAAGGTTTTTTCTGACATTTTCTCTGGGTGTTTATACATCTATGgttataaataaaatatataggAGAAAAGCCTATATAGAGGTAAGTCATAAgttgaaaaaaaaaatataagtgaaagtatatactttttattatcttatatatatatatatatatatatattcattttattttagaTATTAAGTTCTAAGACTACTATGACAGATAAAGCAAAAGAAGTTTTAAACGACATACTAGATATTAATGATGATACGATTAAAGTATCACCTcaagaaataaaaaaaaatgaagataaagataatataaattcatataattatatgaatgatCATGATATTCCTTTGAATATCCATACTCAGGAAAAAGAgaatgtaatataaatgtgtaaaaatatatatataattatttatttgttataatttttttttttttttttttttttttttttatagaatAATTTGGACTTAATTCCTGATTTGTAagttaaaaatattatatgtttatattgttatgcgcatattataaatatatattatttatttattcatcatatttttttttagaaatAACACCATTATGAAAGAACAACTTGATGAGTTAGAAAGGTATGtttaattgtatatatctaatttaaaattatttatatatttatttaaataatatatatatatatatatatatatatatataatatattacatgGTTCATTTTTAGATGCAAAGATATGTCAATTTGCACAgatgaaaatttaaaaaatatgataaaaaccttagaaaaatattcttaaaaaaagaaataaatatatacataaatatatatatatataacaaattataatacttttttaaaattaatatgtgcagtatacaaatatgaattgtattaattaaattataaacttacaaaaaaaaaagaaaatatacatgcatatatatatatatatatatatatatatatataatatatgtaatgTCTGTTCATTCTTCATAGGCAAGattattactttttaaaGGATCCTAACGAAAGTAAAAAATAGAAATgcatttaaaatatttcttattgtatatattatcacatattatatgtatcaatgatatacatatatttatatatatattttgcttgtttattttattattttttttttttaaggCAACTCTATTAGCTGGGATGAAATACGTAAACgaaatgaataaaaaaaaaaaaaaaaaaaaaagaaacttacgattttaaaaagatggacagataatattttatcatataaactcatttaaaatacacagaattatatatatatatatttttaatttaatttaaaaaatttctttaaatttttctaaaaatttctcataattaaaatttCTACTGtcattattaaatttttttacataCTGGAAATAATTTGTgtcataataaaaagaaagaatattattataaattttaatagCTTGATATTTAGTTATGGCTGgattaattatatgtattttcgatagaataatttctttctttttgAATTCATCAAAAAAATGTAATGTAATAAATGGAGTTGAATtagttttatatttattataatattctaATGATGTAATGAAAATTAATTTACAATCAATAAATTGTGTGTAATAAGTTATATAtccattattatttttaaagggtataataaaatgagaattatttttacaattattttttattacttcatatttatttatatccatataatctgatattacatatttattatctttatatttttctttccatatatttattatcttatatttatcttcTCTTTCTAATAAGGGCAACTTgacaatattttttaaatcacGAGAACAAGGCAGGGAGAAATAAAATCTTTTCTTACTCAAGTTTGTTAACATTATccatattttataaactcataaaaaaaaaaaaaaaaacatataaaatatatatatatatatatatatatatatatatatatatatatttatttatttatataatttttattatatgatcattttattatttctccttattagtttttttatttttatttttattttttattttcttatgaattataatttataaacatactatttttttattaaacaaacagaatttaattaataataaaaattaacatatataattttatattgtttatatgtgcacattaattaattataattatatagaGTATGTATCATTCAATGGTCATACCTATATATGAcaagaaataaatataaagaaataaatttatgaatattatatatatatatatatatatatatatttatttatttatttatttatttttttatcttcacgtattaaaaatatttttctttttaatgtttatattttaaaagtataaaaaaaaggtaaagttaaattttaaatgagcattattaaaaatatgaaccaaaaaaaaaaaaaaaaaaaaaaaaaaaacaccaatgtaaaataaatattaacaatatatatatatatatataggtTAAATGTTTAATTAATATAGAATgtatataaagatatatatttaaaaaaaaaattatatgtataaaatatatctataatggcaatatatagaataaaGGAATAcaatctttttttttttttttttttttttttttttttttaattgaaTTAAAGATTAAATGGAATATCCCcatacaaaaaatataacattaatatattatatatatattatttatatatataatattaatt
This region of Plasmodium gaboni strain SY75 chromosome 12, whole genome shotgun sequence genomic DNA includes:
- a CDS encoding putative ATP synthase mitochondrial F1 complex assembly factor 1 is translated as MLTNLSKKRFYFSLPCSRDLKNIVKLPLLEREDKYKIINIWKEKYKDNKYVISDYMDINKYEVIKNNCKNNSHFIIPFKNNNGYITYYTQFIDCKLIFITSLEYYNKYKTNSTPFITLHFFDEFKKKEIILSKIHIINPAITKYQAIKIYNNILSFYYDTNYFQYVKKFNNDSRNFNYEKFLEKFKEIF
- a CDS encoding hypothetical protein (conserved Plasmodium protein, unknown function), with the translated sequence MEENKKIMNMKEHQWRLFEYNMSKWMIENKYILDQEEKKKFYKCANYSIGSGVLNASLIYFLCKKYKNYITPVSRFFLTFSLGVYTSMVINKIYRRKAYIEILSSKTTMTDKAKEVLNDILDINDDTIKVSPQEIKKNEDKDNINSYNYMNDHDIPLNIHTQEKENNNLDLIPDLNNTIMKEQLDELERQDYYFLKDPNESNSISWDEIRKRNE
- a CDS encoding porphobilinogen deaminase, coding for MYLLSFLSFIIIFKYCTAKRHKYVIKKCFLNSHNFCKIKPDPFRKKNLNERLYSSYANKNEIIIGTRDSPLALKQSDKVRKKLMSYFKKMNKNINITFKYIKTTGDNILDNKSVGLYGGKGIFTKELDEQLINGNVDLCVHSLKDVPILLPDDIELSCFLKRDTINDAFLSIKYKSINDLNMMKSVSIIEDISINKKENDHKNDTLYTIGTSSLRRRSQIKKGYKNIYVKNIRGNINTRIEKLYNGEVDALIIAMCGIERLIKKTNLKNLLKNKEQKNMYKPFLLKCNNKKCVDLCHVNIQKLNKKVIYPALCQGIIAVTSHKKNHFISNLLKNINNKKSQMMAEIERSFLYHIDGNCMMPIGGYTKIKNEDIYLNVIINDIHGYNKYQVKQKGTIYNYKEIGPNAAIKIKEIIGTEKFKKIKAEAEWHLLNNK